One genomic segment of Acidobacteriota bacterium includes these proteins:
- the purM gene encoding phosphoribosylformylglycinamidine cyclo-ligase, whose amino-acid sequence MSKTEQDETTPRKAWTYRDSGVDIDAQDQALSRIKEFVKSTRTSGVLSDLGSFGGLFSPDLSGMEQPVLVSSADGVGTKLQVAFRTGRHDSCGRDLVQHCVNDILVQGARPLFFLDYVATGVLEPAVLAAVVEGVAGGCRDAGCALLGGETAEMPGFYKDGEYDVAGFIVGIADRGKILDGSAVREGDVLLGLPSAGLHTNGYSLARKIFFDVTGHDVDDAVAGLDETVGDILLAPHLCYLKPLTPLLDADRIHGLAHITGGGLTDNVPRVLGDGLGVEIQLGSWPVLPVFRYIQEHGNVPTDDMYRTFNMGIGMVVICGADDLARVQSHLDQVGQAHHTIGRVIRGDGQVRYVDGA is encoded by the coding sequence GTGTCGAAGACTGAACAGGACGAGACGACGCCACGCAAGGCGTGGACCTATCGGGACTCCGGTGTGGATATCGATGCGCAGGACCAGGCGCTAAGCCGCATCAAGGAGTTCGTCAAGTCGACACGGACGTCCGGCGTGCTATCCGATCTCGGTAGTTTTGGTGGGTTGTTCTCTCCCGACCTGTCGGGCATGGAGCAGCCGGTCCTGGTCTCCAGTGCCGACGGCGTCGGCACCAAACTGCAGGTCGCGTTTCGGACCGGGCGTCACGACAGCTGCGGCCGAGATCTCGTTCAGCATTGCGTCAACGACATCCTCGTTCAGGGTGCACGCCCCCTGTTCTTTCTGGACTACGTGGCGACGGGTGTCCTGGAGCCGGCCGTGTTGGCGGCGGTCGTCGAGGGGGTCGCAGGCGGTTGTCGCGATGCCGGCTGCGCGCTGCTGGGTGGCGAGACCGCGGAGATGCCGGGGTTCTACAAGGACGGGGAGTATGACGTCGCGGGGTTCATCGTCGGCATTGCGGATCGTGGGAAGATCCTCGACGGCAGCGCGGTCCGCGAGGGCGACGTTCTCCTGGGTCTGCCCTCCGCGGGTCTCCACACCAACGGTTATTCCCTGGCGCGCAAGATCTTCTTCGACGTCACGGGACACGACGTCGACGATGCCGTGGCGGGTCTTGACGAGACCGTCGGCGACATCCTGCTGGCACCCCATCTCTGCTATCTGAAGCCGTTGACGCCGCTGCTGGACGCCGATCGGATCCACGGCTTGGCCCACATCACCGGCGGGGGGCTGACCGACAACGTTCCGCGGGTCCTGGGCGACGGTCTTGGTGTTGAGATCCAGCTCGGCAGTTGGCCGGTGTTGCCGGTCTTCCGGTACATTCAGGAACACGGCAACGTCCCTACGGACGACATGTATCGCACCTTCAATATGGGTATCGGCATGGTCGTGATCTGTGGCGCGGACGACCTCGCCCGGGTTCAGTCCCATCTCGACCAGGTCGGTCAGGCACACCACACGATCGGTCGTGTCATCCGCGGCGACGGGCAGGTGCGGTATGTCGATGGAGCGTAG
- the purF gene encoding amidophosphoribosyltransferase, translated as MCGIVGIFGHPEASTLAYLSLYALQHRGQESAGVVSAVGEQFHRHAGMGLVDEVFDEQILKALPGTAAIGHVRYSTSGVSDTCNAQPLLLRHHRGPIAIAHNGNLVNAASIRGQLEEDGAIFQTSSDTETVLHLTARSQAADVVDALVEALRPMRGAFAMVTMVAGRLIAVRDPWGLRPLSIGKVDGAWVVASETCAFDLLGATRVRDIERGEVVVFDVGGMHSFRPFEAERPAPCLFEHVYFARPDSDLFGQSVQHARKKFGEQLYAEQPVDADVVVPVPDSGMFAALGFAAASGIPFDLGLVRNHYVGRTFIEPTQNIRNFGVRIKLNPVPEILEDRRVVLIDDSIVRGTTSRKIVQLCRDAGAREVHMRISCPPTTGSCFYGIDTPHPEELIASHKDEDGIRQHIGADSLGYLSLEGMLTAAEERRDEVCTACWTGDQPVAIPPTEAEQLRLFEKARR; from the coding sequence ATGTGTGGGATCGTCGGCATCTTCGGCCACCCAGAGGCGTCGACGCTTGCCTACCTCTCGCTCTACGCCCTCCAGCATCGCGGTCAGGAATCTGCGGGGGTGGTCTCTGCCGTCGGAGAACAGTTCCACCGTCACGCGGGGATGGGTCTCGTCGACGAAGTCTTCGACGAGCAGATCCTGAAGGCGCTGCCGGGCACGGCCGCCATCGGTCATGTCCGTTACTCGACGTCCGGAGTCTCCGACACCTGCAACGCCCAGCCGCTCTTGCTGCGTCATCATCGTGGACCGATCGCCATCGCTCACAACGGAAACCTGGTCAACGCCGCGTCGATCCGAGGGCAGTTGGAGGAAGACGGTGCAATCTTCCAGACCTCCAGCGACACCGAGACGGTGCTGCACCTGACGGCACGCTCGCAGGCGGCGGACGTGGTCGACGCGTTGGTCGAGGCTCTTCGCCCGATGCGTGGCGCGTTCGCGATGGTCACGATGGTCGCCGGACGGCTGATCGCGGTTCGCGATCCGTGGGGGTTGCGCCCCCTGTCGATCGGTAAGGTGGACGGCGCCTGGGTCGTGGCCAGCGAGACCTGTGCCTTCGATCTTCTCGGGGCAACCCGTGTGCGCGACATCGAACGTGGCGAGGTCGTGGTCTTCGATGTCGGGGGGATGCATTCCTTCCGCCCGTTCGAGGCCGAACGTCCTGCGCCGTGTCTGTTTGAACATGTCTACTTTGCGCGCCCCGACAGCGACCTGTTCGGTCAATCGGTGCAACACGCACGAAAGAAGTTCGGCGAACAGCTGTATGCCGAACAACCGGTTGACGCGGATGTTGTCGTTCCCGTGCCGGACTCCGGCATGTTCGCCGCTCTGGGCTTTGCGGCGGCGTCGGGGATCCCGTTCGACCTGGGTCTGGTGCGCAACCATTACGTCGGGCGAACCTTCATCGAGCCAACCCAGAACATCCGCAACTTCGGTGTTCGCATCAAACTGAATCCGGTCCCGGAGATCCTCGAGGACAGGCGCGTCGTTCTGATCGACGACTCGATCGTGCGCGGGACGACGAGCCGCAAGATCGTCCAGCTCTGTCGGGATGCCGGCGCCCGCGAGGTTCACATGCGTATCTCCTGTCCGCCCACGACGGGTTCCTGCTTCTACGGAATCGATACACCGCACCCGGAAGAGTTGATCGCATCCCACAAGGACGAGGACGGCATCCGCCAGCATATCGGCGCCGACTCGCTGGGCTACCTCTCGCTGGAGGGGATGCTGACCGCCGCGGAGGAGCGACGGGACGAGGTCTGTACCGCCTGTTGGACCGGGGACCAACCCGTCGCGATCCCACCCACCGAGGCGGAACAGCTGAGGTTGTTTGAGAAGGCACGACGCTGA
- the purN gene encoding phosphoribosylglycinamide formyltransferase, protein MERSPRRVGILLSGRGSNMVALLDAMADGSIDAQPAVVISNRPDAGGLEIAAARGIATAVVDHKQVKPRDRHEQELIRILKEHAVDLVCLAGYMRLLTPRMVGAFRGRILNIHPSLLPAFPGLHAQRQALDHGASFAGCTVHLVDEKCDHGPIVLQAVVPIQPDDTEETLSARILEQEHRIYPEALALLAAGRLRVEGRRVRILAATH, encoded by the coding sequence ATGGAGCGTAGCCCGCGTCGTGTCGGCATCCTGCTCTCCGGGAGGGGGAGCAACATGGTGGCGCTGCTCGACGCCATGGCCGACGGTTCCATCGACGCCCAGCCGGCGGTGGTCATCTCCAATCGCCCCGATGCCGGTGGGCTTGAAATCGCCGCCGCCCGCGGGATCGCCACGGCGGTGGTGGATCACAAGCAGGTCAAACCCCGGGATCGTCACGAGCAAGAGTTGATCCGGATCCTGAAGGAGCACGCCGTCGATCTCGTCTGTCTGGCCGGTTACATGCGGCTTCTGACGCCAAGGATGGTGGGAGCTTTCCGTGGTCGGATCCTCAACATCCATCCTTCGTTGCTGCCGGCGTTCCCGGGTCTGCACGCGCAGCGCCAGGCCCTGGACCACGGGGCGTCGTTTGCAGGATGCACCGTGCACCTCGTCGACGAAAAGTGCGATCATGGACCGATCGTCCTGCAGGCCGTCGTCCCGATCCAGCCCGACGACACCGAGGAGACCCTCTCGGCCCGCATCCTCGAGCAGGAGCATCGCATCTATCCCGAAGCGCTGGCGCTCCTCGCCGCAGGTCGTCTCCGTGTGGAAGGACGACGGGTGCGGATCCTGGCCGCCACCCACTGA